DNA from Ciconia boyciana chromosome 23, ASM3463844v1, whole genome shotgun sequence:
CTAGCACTGCGCCCTGCTAAACTGTGCATGTCTGAACTGAGAAAGCCACAGGGAAAGCTGTGTTGCAGAGCCACACACTGCACTGACAGGCAGCAAGTCTTGGACAGCCCTTGCATCCCACAAACGGACCATGAGCTACAGATGCAATCAAGCATGAGAGCTAATCACTGTGTGTGCAGCCACTCCACTCCTCCGCACTAGCCATCACTCTGCCTCCAACACTTCCACTCTGAGAGACCATCCCCATCTCAGTCTCCTGTATTTCCTTACAAGAGAAGGGAAACAtcaggggaagaagaaaagatttttcaagtcAGGGTGCTCTTGTTCTGAAATCTCCCTTGAAATCAGGTCCAATCATTTCCCCTAAAGCACCGCCTCTCTCCCAAGGGGAAGGATGTTGTATGCTGGATGCTGAAATTGCATGAATTTAATGCAGCAAGAAATCTGTCCTCCCCCAAAATCTGAGAgcgggggtgggagggagggagggaggcccTCTCTTTGCTGAGGTGGGGTCCTACTCTTCTTGCCCAAGATGTCGTATGCCAATGTCCCCCAAAAAGATGGGATCTGAGTGAAATTCTGCTCTGGGGAGAAGCACAAGGAACAAGAGCCTGGATACAACAGGGCCCAGCCTCAGAGCAGGGTCAAACAACAGCACCTCAGAGGCCGCTCTTTTAAGCATCTAGAAGAGAGGCTAGTCCCATGTCtcagcaaataattaaaaccatCCTTCCCTGGAAGCTCACCACCAAGTAACTACACCTAGGACACTGCACAAGCAGGAACTGTTTGACTTTTGGTTTCACCTAGATGGACATACCAAATTCAGGCCACTTGGTAAAAAGCCACTCCCTGCCCCAGAGGACAGGTCTTGTCTTGGGCTTGTAATACAGAACTTGTACTTCGAATATTTCCTTGTGCTTCAGCATGACCTGTTTTCCTGTCAGCCATTCTCTTGTCACCCTACCACCCTGTCTCCACCGTGACTGCAGCCACTCATGTGCTCCCTGCAtgcaccagcagcacagcctcaCCTCATTCTCCTCCTCATTGTGCAGGGGCTGGGTATAAGCATCTGGCTTGCGGATCAGAGGGTCCACCAGCACAAGGAAAGCCATGTAAAGCAGCAGTGCCCCCACCACAGACAAGTAAATGATGATGATCACCTGCAGTTAAGGACAGCACAGTGGAAAAGGATCAGTAGTGTAGGTAAGAAGCACCACAGAGGCCAGGAAGCTCCATTCACAGCTGCCTCTGATGTTTGATCTCTTATCTCGTTCTAATTTTGCTCACTAGAAAGTCTCTTGCACTTACAGGAAGGCCGATGAGACTTAAGTGCCATCACTGCATAAACCGTGCTGATCTCCGCACTGTGCCAATTTAGAACACGTGCTGCATGTGAAAGGAGACCAACAAGATGGGTCCCCGGTGAGAGGTGCTTGGCACTGTCACACATCCTCAGCAAGAAGACTGGGCTCCCGTGCAGCCTGCTCCTCACTGCCAGGAGCCCTCCTGACATGGACTCGGTGCCCCTGGCACTACCACCATGTACTAGCTGTGatagttttattttccctttctgggCTCTTCTCCAGGAACTCACCAGTCTAGCTGTGCCTGGGATGGCGTGGCATGGCAAGGAGAAGGAGCCAGCCACAGGGAGCACACCCACAATTACCTTGATGGTGGTGGTGCTGCGCTCCTCGTACTTGCATTCACACAGCAGGCAGTAGGCCTCCACATCATTCCCTGGCACTGGCATTGGCTCCACAACATGCAGGCAGTTGCTGCAacacaaagaaaccaaaatcGGCAACAGGACAAGGTGAAACCAATGCTCTGTGGAAGGACGCTGGGGTGACTTTTTCTGTGTCCCAGCTTTCCCGTCAGGCTGATAACACTGATCTGGTTTTAAGAGTTCCCCGCACAGCTCAGCTAGCCCAAAGTTCCTGGGACAGACTGTCCAAGCGCCTTCTGCAGGGATCTAGTCCAGGTGAAAGGGACTGGAGGGTACACCCTACATCTGCTGAGAGCCATGGCTTAAGAAATCGTGCCTCCCAGATTCCTCAGTCTCTGTTCAAAACACACCCCTCTCCTGGGTTGAACATCACCTACCAAAATGGCTTCCTCTGCAAGTGCACAGGCAGGGAATTACTTCCTTAGCACCAGCTGGAAACTCCGGAGCATTGGTTTTCATAGACCGACCCCTCAGGCTTCAACCCACAACTCACCAGTCCTTCTGCGACACATTCTTGTTGTAAATGCGCCCGCTGATGTTCCGGTACGGGGGACAGATGCACTTGCAGCGGATGTCCTCCGAGCACTGCAGAAGCAAGAGGAGATGGCATTAGCGAGTGAACACGTGCATACAGTTCTGCTGCCCTCACCACCCAGGGGTGTGGGAAAGGCAAAACATTCtctaagagagagagaggacttCACACCGTGTCTCCTcttcctgtgctgcttctttcaCATCAATAActtcacagttttaaaatgtcttgagCACCTCTGCTCCAGACACCAGGtacttttcaaacaaattttaaaatgcgaactccaaaacaaagcagaaggcaAGGCAGAGGCCACTGTCACATACATTCACAGCTCTACATATGATAAACACACATCTGCTATAGCACTCCTTATCTTTGCAAATGTCCACAGAAAAACAGTTGCTTCTCTgccatttttgtttctgttgtacTACACACATGGTTCAATGCTTGTGTCTGAAACTGTTCACTCACCTTGCTGGCTTgtgctggaggagaaaggacacagcacagcagcacgaAGCTCGCACACTTCCAGGTGCACTGGGCAAACATCATGGAAGCCTGGGGAAACAAAAATTCACATCCAGGATAGAGGATCTCAGCTGAATGCAGCCAGAATGAGTTAGTTTGAGCTTTCTTTTTTGGCCCACTTGCCTCTGTTTTGCCCAGGAAGTAAACATTTATCCCTGAATCAAGGTGATGCCAGCCAGAAACTCCTGTAAACGCTTTACATGGACCCCAAGAAACACTCTATCAAAAAAGCTTCCACCATCTAGAACCACACATCCAAACTACCACAGTCCTGCAAAAAATATTGCTGACTTCCTTACAATTCGACTTCTGCAACTCCACGTAACCTCCTGTTACTCTCTTATTATTGTGGAGCTCCGCAACAGGTATTTTGCTGCTGACAGTTTTGCCCAGTAAAAGTCACAGAACCAGGAAAACCATGGACCAAGAGTGACCTAAAGAAGAACACTGGGGCCTCATTGCTGTACTGTATAATAAATGTTAAATCATTCATCTTCTGATACTCTAAGTTTTGCTTCTGAAGGGGTCAGCATATTTTCCTCTCTCGCGAGCCATGAACTATGGCAAGGGGGTGGAATATTTACAGATTTCTAAACCTCCTTTACCCCAAGATACCTGTTCAGTAAAAtcccaattttaaaaaattatttcaagttgCTAGCTTGGTGAATTCATTATATGCCTTTTGCTACATATGCATAGATAAAGTTGTTCTAGAGACGTGTGTCTGCACAGATCCAAAAGAATacgagttaattttctttgccaCAAAAAGCAAAGTTAGTCTTAACAAGGCTGGCATTTGCATTCGCAACGACAGCAGGCTTGGAGACAAAAGGCACAGCAGGCCTCGTGGTGCCACCTTGGGGAGAGCTCTGAAAAGCCACTTCAGCACAGCTTTATTCAGGGAAGGTAATTTACACCTTTATTAATCAGCTCCATATGGCACACATAATCCCACAGCTAAGTCCAGGTACTTATACTCTATTATCTAACATAATTCCATTAGTATTTACATCACTGGAATATTCTATCAGTGTTTGCTTTATCTTATGTCAACACTCTAAAAATTAACGTAACTAATTCTTCATCCATTTTATGGATTACAAACACCAAGTTCCTCTCTTCTTTATCTAAACAAAACACCAACCACTTCTAACAAGCTGACCTgccaaaaaccaccaaaatgcATTCCAGTGCTATCAGCTTACCGCAGGATTTCTCAACCCTTTGCACCCCAGTTAGCAGAAACATCCTCAAATAATGGTTCTTTCTTTGGAGACACCCTTGCACATCAGGGTTTTAGCTCTTCATCAAAAATGCTGGTTAATGTATGACTTATCTGAGCTGCACAGGGCACATTCCCCATTGTGAGTGTTTTTGGACTACTACTTGTTTGAATTTTTAACTCAACAATGGAGCGCATACCTGGAATTTAGTTTTACCCTGCTCAACTAAATTCAGATCATCCAAACAACTCATAACTGtcatttttaacaaaagcaagggaaaacaTGTGATCTATTATACCATGTTTaccagcaacaaaataaaaacttggaATGACGCCTAGACAGAGTCCACCCATCGTGAACTGTACAACACCAGCGGCCACACAAAGGGCAATTCACGTGCAGTTCTTTCCAAGTTTGACAGCTTACGTTCAAAGGGGCACTTGCACACATGCCTTAAAGCTATTGTTTTCCAGACAATCAGCCAAGCTTACAGCAGCCATCTGCCTAAAAGCAACTGTATCTGGACCAAAACCCAACAGCGCTGTGAATGACAGCTGGCGAGAGGGACCCACGTGTGGTTGAGGTCTCGGAGGTCGTGACTGCGGAGCgtggcagctcccagccatgACCCCCCCAAAAGGAGGCCCACAGCACAACCACACGCAGCCGCCCTGAGCCCCTTCTCCCTGGGAGCAACCCGATAAACTCTTCTCCTTTAACATCACCTGGACCCCTTCTAAGACTGAATCTACAACGGCTCCGACACGTTGCCCACCACCGCCCCACCCCGGGATCTGTGCTCGAACCACCCCCGACACCGAACCGACCCACTCGGACCCCCGGTTCCACGCCAGGAGCAGGCCCCTTCGCAAGGAGCGGGGCTTCCCCCGGCGGCGACCCCTCAATTCCCGCCGAAGGGCCGCGGATGCTCGGCCCTGTGGGGGTTTCCACAACCCAGACGCACGCCGCTCCAGGGGCCCGGCCTCCCGGGATGCCTCCGGCAATCCAAGCCGCCGCCACCGGAGCGTCCCCACCCACCGAGCAACGGGCCACCGGGCTCCCCCCTAGCCCCGCCCCGGCGAGACCCCTCACGGCCCGGGCCCCTGGGGGCGGGAAGCGGcgggggagcggagcggagccgggATGGGACGGGCTCGGCCTGGCCGCACTCCCCCGGCGCAGCCCCCACCGACCCTACCTGCGGCGCGACGCCGGCGAGGGACGCTCGCCACCCCCGGCCCCGGTTCCTGCAAgccccacccccgccccggtCCCTGCGCGCCCATTGGTTACGGAGGGTGACGCCCAGTGATAGGCAGTACCCGCGGCCAGTCGAAAGGCAGGTCGCCCCGCCGGGTCCTGAGGAGCGGGTCCGCACCCCCTTCCCGCCCCTCAGAGCTGAGGGGACGGGGCGGCGGGTGGCGTCCGGCGCTGATCGGCCCCGGGACTGCCCGGGCGGGATCGCTGTTGGCAGACGGTGTTCGGCGGACCTGGTCTGGGGCAGCTCCCACCTGGCTCCCCCCTCGTCGGGCAGGCCAGGCCACTCCGtcctggggctgagccccaaGGGAGCCCCGTTCTCCCTCAGAGCAGCGGGCTCTGCTTGCTGGACCCGCTCCCCTCAGCTGGCCTTGCTGCGTTCACACCAAAGGTGTTGCTCTGACCATCAAAGGGGAAAACCCGGGCCACAGCGGTGCCCTTGGTTATGTTTTTTGGCTTATGTATGGCTATAAATGATATTCATGATCCTCTAGGCTCAAAGGCTGTGCGTCTGCAATCAGTCTCTTGTATTAGAAACCGATGACTCATTTTTGCTCCATGATTGTGCCAAGAAGAACCTTGTGCCTTTCTGAGGCCATGGGGTCTTGCGTTTGCCCAAAGAGAATGTTTCTGATTTCTGGCTCTAGAATTACCTGGGATTTGCCCCATTTTCTGTGGCCACACCCTTAACTTCGGGTGTGGAAATGACCTTGGCCTTGGCCCCGCTCCTGTGGCAGCTCCCTGggaagctctgctctgcagctgggtgGGTCGAATTGCTTCTCCACTCGCTCTGGCATTTTGCTGATTTACCTGAGCTCTATGTCTGTGGCGCTGGATAAAGTCGGGATCTAATTCTCTTTCAGGTAAAAAGCACCCATTgatgcaaggggaaaaaaagagacccAAACCTCTAGTTTAACTTCTTGAAACCTTGTGGCTGGTGGCTGGAGCGGCTGTGCCTCGCCAGGGTGGgcccgggcagggggaggcCTTTCCGAGCCGTGTCTCTGTCTAGCAATGGGGCCGCTCCGTCAAGCCCTGCAGCCCCATCCCACCTCGGTGGCAGGAACCTGTCTGCAACAAATGCCATGGGGAGCCGTGGCCTGTCGTGGGAGGGGTGTTTCCAGTCCTGACAGTTTGCTTctttgatgaaaataaaaatgtgaagacTAAGGTGAGATATATTCGGCCAGAAATATGTGTAAATCAGAGGGGAATGTCTGTCTGGCATAGATGGTTTTAACTTTTTAGAAAGGAGTAAATTGATTAAGACTGCTTGTTTGTAGAATGTATAGACTGTGGAGACTGCCAGCCTCTAACGTCCCAAACTGCTCCATGCACCCAGGTACGGGAATTACTGATGTAAAAGTGTTTTCTCACCCCATTGCTGTAATGTGTAAAATCCTGACCCTGCCACGGCTGCATTCCCCCCACACTCAGCTGGAGTCTGTTACAGGAACATGGCCTATGTCAGCTGGACTGATCCAAGGAAATATTCCATGAGAATAATCCTGGGTATTAGATGCACAAGGGACTTCTAATTCCTTCCTCCTACTCCAGCATTGCTGAGCGGAAGAACCTCTTTGGTGCTAACTCGCTGCTCTCACTTCAGAGCAAAACCTTAGGCCTGGCTGCGCAACACCGTCAATGTTGTGAAATGATGGAGTTTTTACAGGTTTAAAAGCCGGATGGCCACGCGGATTTTATGTTACCAACCTTCCCCGCACGACTGGTGAGGAGGTACTTTTGTCTCCTCTGACATGCCTGTTGTCACagcaatctgtttttctgtgttcttttgcAGCCCAAAGGTACATATCACTGCTTCTTGTGGGGCTGGAGTAAGCTGGATAGACACCTGGAGGAAGCAGCCTAAACGGGTGACAAGACACTGAGCAATGCCCTTGGAGTAAGTAAAGGAACAGCCCAGGCAGCTCAGACACTGAATGCAGGGATCAGGTTTTTTAGGTGAGTGTCTCAAAGACAGACCCACCAAATACAAGATGAGTTTGAAAGttgcatttcagtttcaagTCCCTTTTTCAAGAGACTGGTTTCCAGTTCCTTGGAAGGGAGGGTTAGCTGCATGTGCATTTCTTTCATAGTGATGGGAGGGAGATCTCACACACAACACCTCCAGGAGACCgttttctgttccctttcttGCTGGCTttccccctgcccagcagcctTTTTGTCTGTCCCAGGTAACTCGGACGCAGTGGGCTCAGTTATCTTCTGGATGTCATCCCTGTTGCTGTGTTTAAAGCccagcagcagtggaaaaagagagagtttGGCTGGAGGGAGCGGgatttgctgctttatttctccTTACCTGTTGCTCAGCCTTGTCCTCATTCATAAGTGCACCACTATACAGCTCCAACAGATGTGGTCATGTTTCCTGACTTTCTCAGTGTGATGAATGCAGGTCCCTCCAAAAATCTAGCTCCAGTAGTTGGTCCTGAACCCTTAGAGATCTTGTCCTGGATTCCGAGTAACTTGGGTTGATGTTAGCCACTGAAACTGGCCTGCAGAGATCTCTGACTTGCACAGTGGTCTGGCAAGAGGCTTCATCGTACTTTGGAGACCGCAGAACTAACAATGACTTTGTGGGGCTGTTCATTCCCAATTTCTGCCTCTCACTTTGTTGGCAGCAGACAGGTGAGAAAGGTGCCTCAGAAGAGCTTTCCATAGGCAGTGTGCTGGGAATAGAGGCCAAAGACAGTTCATCTGGCATGGAGGGAGAGGGAATCGGAGATCGGCAtaggaaacagaaacacaagtATGTAAAAGAGGGGAAATGCATCAGGTGTCACTGTTAACGCCCTGAACTCTCCCCTTACTGATGTAATTAGTCCTTACTGGTATTTGTGGTGTCAGCTTTTGAAGGACAGGTGTCATTTTTGTTAACATGACCAGCGGCTAAGGACACACAAGAACAGTTTGTCTTTGTTCTTTCTGGAAACGGGTGTTAGCGACTACACTGTAAACCTTCTTCCAGCACAACGATGGGGTCACATCGGCTGCCAGATATTTAAagagcaatttattttaaattgtaaacAAACAGATTGACTTGTAAATATTCTGGAGATACATCCTACCAATATAAAAGGCATCCTATGATTCAGGAAGAAGACACTTCATTCTTCACCTGCAACAAAATGATCTGGTCTTTGTATTaagcacaaaatgaaatttgctcgcaaaatgctttcagaattgTAAACTGACAAAAGAGGATGCAAGGGTGCTTGAGCATTGGGCCAGCCTCCCTGAGCTCTCTTCCTTGCGTGGGATGGTTGGTTAGACCAAGGAATAAcaattcttctctcttttgctgTCAGCTCCCTTACAACTCCAACAGAGTGGCTTCTGGTgacatgcctcagtttcctcaaTCAAATGGTACACAGGGTttctgtgagggtgactgaCGAACTTGTGAGGGTCACAAGAACTGCTTGTGAGGGTGCATTAAGGTCTCAACATGAAAGACATGACGATCTAAAAAAGACATGTAGAAGCCTCATGGAGATTTCTGAGCATATGTTAATGAAGAAACATTGTCAATCACAGGCGGGAGCAGCTGGTGTGTGCGTGGGGGTTGAGAGAAGATGTGGCTTTCCCAGCATGCTGGACTCTGATAACCCAGGAGATACAGTGTCAGCACATATCCTTTGGTCATGCACAGGCAGGCTGGCGTTGTGAAGGACCCTCTGTCAAGCATGACCTCCCATGGGATGAACAGGGTAGAGAACAACCATTAATGTAACAGCCATGAAAGGGTAAATCAGGACCATGGAATTTGGTGTTGGGTCTCATGGCTCACAGCTGTGCAGCAATTGCTCACTTGCACCTTGACGTGTGGTGGTGGGGAGACTCGTAGTGTTGGTGGCAGGGTGTCTCTGGGGCAGCGAGGGGGAAACAACCCAGACACGGCTTATGTCCCAAAGGGCTTGACTCATGCTTCTCCACTTTAGTTGCATTTAACCGTTTTGTAGGCTGCTTCTGCCCCTAGAttggaaaccatttccattCTAAATATTCACAGTTTACAAACAGGACAGCTGAGGAGAGAGGCCT
Protein-coding regions in this window:
- the TMEM9 gene encoding proton-transporting V-type ATPase complex assembly regulator TMEM9, translating into MMFAQCTWKCASFVLLCCVLSPPAQASKCSEDIRCKCICPPYRNISGRIYNKNVSQKDCNCLHVVEPMPVPGNDVEAYCLLCECKYEERSTTTIKVIIIIYLSVVGALLLYMAFLVLVDPLIRKPDAYTQPLHNEEENEDARSLAAALTPSGPRANTVLERVEGAQQRWKRQVQEQRKTVFDRHKMLS